TGGTCACTGTACATCGTCGTCTCTTAAATGGTTAGCCATTAAGTGCCCAGGCTATAGCCATTAGATGTCCAAGCCATGACCACTAGGTGTCCAGGCCATGGACAAAGACcaatccatcccctccctctttGGCTCAACAGTGATGTGTCATGTGAAGATAACACCTAATTATGTGCATACTGTTTAGTGGCATCAGGACGACTAGAGTTGTGTCACATGATGTTTGTAACAATGTAAGAGGTGACATTGTGTTATGTGAAACAATAGCAGTTAGACATTGATATTCAGTGTTACCTTAGTAATCAGTAGTGTGTTGCATGCGATTGCAGCAATGGTGACTAGAGAAACGTTGAGTGATGTTGCATCAGTGTTACTCTGTAGTACAGTGCATTCTGGATAAATAAAACCGCTACTAACTAAAAGGCAATTTTTTGCTCCTTCGGTCACATAGTAATATTCCTACTGAATATTTttaacttgactcaagaaatcgtaatgacacgattgcaaataaaccatacccccggccgggattgaacccgcggtcatagagtctcaaaactccagcccgtcgcgttagccactagaccagctagctggtctagtgactaacgcgacgggctggagttttgagactctatgattgtggctagctggtctagtggctaacgcgacgggctggagttttaagactctataaccgcgggttcaatcccggccaggggtatggAATATTTTTAACTGTGTGTTTGAGCTTGAAATCCCCTCgcacacacccaggtgaacacacCTCGATGCTAGGGTCTTGAATTACAATCATACTACTGAAGAAAGTAATCCATgatatcttcatcatcttcatcagtatTATCATGACCTTCCTCCTCTACATCATCCATCagatacacaatatacacaaaaCACAGAGGGGAAAAAAGGAACAGTTGCACATCCACATTTAAGAGACAAGCTGATCACTACCGCAGCTACAGTAGATCAGTTTCAGAACTTCTTGGGGTACAACCCGATCATCCTGTGGTGAAAGTACACCACAGAGTCTCAGAAGGATCGTTCTTCTCACCGTAGTTTCATTGGAGTTAGGAATGGAGATTCTTCATCTGGAGAAGCCCTCCATTTGCTTGCCTGAAAATGAGCCCTCTTGGCATTTTCATTGAATGCCTGAACAAACAGAGGTAAAGTCTTTAGTTTTGGCAAAATGTAAGTACCTTTTCATCTTACCCTTGAGAGATAAACTTTGAAGTGGATATCTGACATTGTTTATCCAGCTTCACAATTCTgaccatacctggaggttacctggaggttacctggaggttacctggaggttacctggaggttattccggggatcaacgtccccgcggcccggtccatgaccaggcctcccggtggatcagggactgatcaaccaggctgttactgctggccgcatgcagttcaacgtatgagccacagcccggctgatccggcactgactttaggtatctgtccagctctctcttgaaggcagccaggggtttattggcaattcccctaatgcttgatgcgaggctgttgaacagtcttgggccccggacacttatggtgttttcccttagtgtaccaatggtgcccctacttttaattggggcattttgcatcgcttgcccagtcttttactttcgtagggagtgatttctgtgtgcagatttgggaccattccttcaggattttccaagtgtagattatgatatatctctccctcctgcgttccaacgagtacaagtcaagtgcttccaagcgttcccagtagttaaggtgcttgacagaacttatacgtgcagtgaaggatctctgtacactctctagatctgcaatttcacctgctttgaatggagatgttaatgtacagcagtattccagcctagagagaacaagtgatttgaaaaggatcatcattggcttggcatctctcgttttgaacgttctcattatccatcctatcattttctttgcacttgtgatcgtggcactgttgtgatccttgaaagtgagatcctcagatattactactcccaggtcccttacattatttttccgctctactgtatgcccagagtttgtagtatactctgttctagttattatctcctccaattttccataacagagtagttggaatttgtcctcattgaacatcatattgttttccgttgcccactggaaaaactttgtttatatcttcttggaggttaaccgcgtcctcagcagttGACAGCCTCAATACCGAGTCTCTTAGATTTTTTAATTCAATTCAGTCTTCAAAAGCCTTCTAAGTGTTATCTATGCTACAGTTACATACCACCAGCGAGTCCATGAGCTGAGAGCAGTTGTGAAGCTATGGATATGCTTATTAATTGTGGCATCTATGTTAAATGATGGATCTTCTCGGTTTCATCATCTTCAGTAACAGGTCAAaatttctttttgtgttctgatGTCCAAATTAGTTCCTTAGTGCTACTGACCTGTGCTTATTACACTAGTGCCTTAAAATATATTATCTTATTAACCCTATAGCAAAATTTACCTCGGGTGAAGATGGTGCTCTTTACATCGTATGTGACCCATTTAGTTAATAATTACCAATATTTCAAGGAATTTGTTTTTAACAAGAAATACCAACATATAACAAGTCATCAAAAGTCTTGGAAGTATTGTCTTTACTTTTCTCAGAAAATAAAACATGATTATAGCTTTTAAAGAATAGAGcaggcaaatattttttttttttgctccataAATTCAATGCAGGCTTTTACTGGATACGACATTTTCAAACTGTTTTCCTTGCCATTTATGCTGTTGTACCATTCAAAGTTAAACTTTATGAACATCTTTGTTAATTATAATTACTTAAAAAGTTCTTTTTACATTTATTGATTCAAATATTAATATTCGATATAACATTCATAACAGCTGGTGTCTTGAAATAAGTTCAAATAGAAAATACAACAATACTGAGAAACTTTAGTTACAGAATATGAGTTTTATTTACTTACTACTACTAAAATTCCAATAAAATTCCAAATTATTTTTTGCTTTCTAGTGGAGTAAATGTTTTAATACTCTCGTTCTATTTACGGTTGTAGATCTTGACAATAATTTTTTTGAAGTTGGGAAGGTCGTTGAAGATGCGCTCATCGTCAACACGACGATCCAGTGGGTAGCCGTGTGGTCGGTTGTCAGGATACACTCCGCGGTAACCATAGTGGTTGAATTCGGTGATTCTATGTAGATTATCTACAGCTGCATCAGCCGAGCCATcggtcacaactaccaccaggtCGAATTCCAGACCTTCTGAGTTACCCTTTGGGAGCAAGAACCTGTTGGGCAGTCCTAGAGCACTCTCGTACTCATGGAGGTCGAGCTGGGAGCCAGAGGAGAGAGCTGCGTCAGCCTTCTGAATCAATGTGTGGAAACTAGGCACATCAGGGACAGTCACTGCCGATTCAGTGGACTTTCGCACGATGTGGGTCACACCAGGTCTTACTGTTGGAATATATATTTGGTATTATGTATATTAATATAAACAAGAGGTAACATACAAACATCATAGCTTGACAAACATTTTGATGCTTCGTATAATATCACTGCGATAATTTGATCTACATATCAATAATTAAAAATTATAAGCAAAACAAATTTTCATGTAAGAAATAATTTGAAAAGGAACTTACGTTTCTTCCAGAACCGGTCAAGTTCGATGGCTCTCCAGCGTCCCTCATTGAATGGGTAGACAATACCATTGTTGTCACGGTGTGGCAAAGCGAAGATGCGAACTGTTGCCAACATTTCTCTGTCGTTGTTGTTCACAACATCAATTTTGTAGGAAAAGTCCTTGTGGTTCAAACGTGATACAAGTGTAGTGATTTCTACGTCATCAATTTCGACAGTGTCGTCCACAGCAGTTAGCAAACTATATTCAAAATCTTCAAAATACGTTTCTAATGTTCCATCAATGACAACATTGTCAATTTTGACGCCCCTAAATTCTAACTCTTCCTTTGTGTAGGGAGTAAGACTATCCTTATGTTCCCTGAAGATATTATCCATGTATTTATGGAGCCTGAAGAATGCTGGGTCACGGGTGGCAGTTTCAAAGTGTTCCAGTACTCCAGGAGGTAAGTCGTACTTTCCATGTGGGTCTCCCTGGCGACCAAGAACTATATGAGCTGTGTTGTGGAGTGAACCGTAATACTCGATGTTAGGACTGTATGTTGACGACTCAATTACATCACCAAGGACATCAATTCCGTGAGAATTGCTTATATCAATAGTAGATCCATCTTTGGCAGTAACATATCCGTGGGCAATGGCGTCACGAATGCGGGTTTCAAGAATGACCAAGTCTCGAATGCGTGCGACACCGTCGACATCTTCAAAGTGAATATTATCAGGACGAGATGGGAATTCACCTCCATATTTGTAAGTTGTGTGAGGAGCGAAGCCTTCTTTGATGGTTTCTTCCCAGTGAAGTTCATCAACGGGATCCAAGTAGTTTGACAGACGTTCAGCATCGAAACGAACAGTGAGCTGGTGATGTACCCAGAAGAAGTTTTCACCCTTGCGATCCAGATGGTGGCCTTCATTTGCATCATTCCACCAGAATGGGAACTCCAAGTGCCAAGTAACATGGTGAGTATTCAGGCCAATATCTTCGCCGAAGTATGCTACACGTTGTTCTGGGTTCTTTTTACTGCCCGTAAAGTGTGATCGGAATTTACCAGGTGTCTGAGTCATCTTGGCTTGGTAGGCTTGCTGGATAACTTCACTGTTTGTGAACAAATGTGGGGTGACCTCGTACAGTGGTGGAAGTACAACGTGTTTGGTGAGTGAAGAGTGCGTTACTGCTGCATacaatgcatacacaaattctccttCATTCATGCGGCTTCTGAAATAAGCGGCATTGCTGATGAAAGTTTGCCAGTCCTTGCTATGTTCCAAAACATCGTAGAGCATAAGTGCTTCTTCACGTTGTCGTGTATTGAAGAGGGAGAACCAATGTTTTTGTTCCAGGAGCCTATGGTCCCTCAGCTCCGTCATAAGCTTGTGGACAGCGGCTCCACCGTCAGTATAGCGAGATGTGTCGGCTTCAGGGTTGAAAGTCTCACCGAGTCGCTTGAGGTTACTATCACGCAGAACTTCATTAACTTTGAACAGCAGGTAATTTATATCATGCTGCTTTTTTGCCGTCGAAGCACCTGAAAACAAATATATGCAATTGTATCTGAAGTTCTTAGTTGTTTATAATGAAAATTCAAAACTATTTTACCATATCTTTATCATCATATAGGTTGACTATTGGTGCATCGTGATACAAATAAATGATACTCGACTTTTCTCTAGCCTAGCATCAAGTCGGCTTCTGAAACATAATTTTTTCCGGTGTTTCTTATCCCGaaattttctgaataaataaTTCAAGGCTTAGCCTCATCTAACAAGCGTAAAGAACTCCGAGTTGTAAGCCTGTTAACTACATAATCACCGAGCGTAGCGATGATGGATGGTATCGGAATACCGACAAATTTTAGTTAAGACTCGTTAGCACTGTTTAAAGCATAAAAGTCTGAGGTATTACCTCTCTTATAAAGATATAAATTGGGCCTCTTTTGACTGTTAATCTGGAGATTTTTTTGTAAGCTCATAAAATGTTGTAATCTCATATAGTTATACGATATACTTTTCCCTTTCGAAAACTTTCTTTCCCTCTCCTTACTGATTAGGTCCACATACACAGCTGTCTTACCGTTGACCTTAGTCAAGGATTTGCTTTTGTTAATTAATATTGGAGTTTCCGAGTACTCCGTCAAATGTTCTTACCTTTCCTAACATTATTTGTCTGCTACCTCTATGCTTTAACTGACATGTATCATTGCACTTTCTCCCAAGTTCGTGGCTAAATGAAGCTTCTTCATTAAAAGTTCGAGTTATGATATTGTGTCTCCTTTTTTAGACTAAGTATCAACTATTTGTTTTGCCTCTCGATCAGAGCTGCGTGTATGTTCAGTACTGAAATACAGAATtcagtgtcctcacctccagCTGCATCGTTCTGTACGTCCAAGTTGGGCcaggcagctgcagcagcagcaagagcacaCAGCACCAGGACCTTCATGGTGGCGATGATGAACTCCGTCCTGTCTCGCTAGGCTTTATACCCCAAGGCCCCGGAAACTTACACCTGACAGTGATTAACCTAGCTACAATAGGCGCtaatctctctctcctacccctcaCCCCTCCAAGCTGATCTGCTTCCTAGTTCGATGTTGCTATCTCTCCTTGAGATTATCTTCAGATAGGCCCACTGTATTACTAACAACCAAGACCTGCATCTCTGAAGAAATATATTGATTCGCAAATGTAGTAAATCAATCAGGTAATCAATAAGATTCTTTTTTCACGTCTGAAAAATTATTTAAAGAAAACTCAAACGATTAAAACCTGACACATCTCTCGCCGTTGGATTCAGTATATATACAAGGCACAAACTATTTCAGAATCTATGTATGTACATCTTGGTCATATATAGTACTAAATGGGGCTACTCAGGGAATCACAAAAAGTAGTTACTGTTCTTATATACTTAAAGAAAATTCTGTCCTTTACACACAGAATATACCCGACAACATCTATATACTGAAGGTATTACGTAGCTGAGTGATCACTAGAGATGGTACTTAATTTGAagcaaatgatttttttttctgtgaattTTAGGCTACTTATACTATTGAAAACTATTGTTAAGCGtttttattatataaaatattttgggtACTATAACATGAAAATACCCAAACGTGCTCGACACTGACATTTATCCGTCTTAATTTAACTAACAAAAGCAAAATACCGCCAAGCAATTCAGAAATATATTATGGAAATTATACTTGCTCTTAAATGTTCTTTGCAAACTAAAATAACTGAAAAAGAACAAGTTCATCAAAAAGTTAATCAGATTTAGAGTaaggaaaaataaatataaattgtATATTTTCATCAGAACTAAGTAAAGGGCATTCTCAAGTTAACTCATACTGTCAGCATCATTCTTCTTAGTAGTGAAATTAGTATTTTTAATCGAATACATAGTTGAATAATGGGGGTTTAAAGCCtctcaactacacgagggtcattaaaactgcaCGGTGACCTTTTAGCCACTAGACAAGAATACTATAATTAGTGGAATAGGGAATAAAGCAAACTCTCattatatatacgctgagagaagtGCACCTCGCGGGGAATAAATTCTGTATCTcgaataataaaatgaaaaaacttTACTGTGATAATGTTTTTTAGTTCTTTTCATAGTGAAGATATGTTTAAGCTGTCCATTAATAATGATCTAGTGGAAAGACGGGTTAACTTGGCATTTTAAGAGCTCATGATTATTCTTTTCTTATATTGAGCCTCTGAAGTGTCTAGATTAATAATCCATCGGATGCCACACTGTCACGCCTGAGGATTTTGAGAAATCCAAGATGGCTGCTATGTGGGTCGTGGACTATCCATGAATACCAAAAAACATCGACCAGAAGGAACATTGAGTATTTTAATCAAATGTGCTGCTAACAGGTTTATTTTGTATAAAGAAAATAGTCTTTCATACTAGTAGGATGCTAATAGGATGAGTGGTATTTAAACAATAACAACATCGACTAGCTGAGggctcgaacccgtgttgttttggcTCACCTCATGGTGAGGAAAAATTCttcgacgctctaacccacaggaccacccagtcCTACAAAGGCCACgcacaatactatatatactgcttgtggaggctagtacaccaaacggggagtagaatgaaattagcactgagacacccacaccatcgtatgtcctaggttcacggtacaacacctagctctgctgggtgcgtgattcttgtagaattggatggtcccgtgggttagagagTCGTGGAAtcttcactcaccatgaggcgagctaaaacaacacgggttcgatccctcggctagtcgcagtgtcgttattgattcaataccactcgttcgtggttacagtaatataaaatactgttggtggaggctagtacacaaacaacggggagtagaattaaattagctcagaggcacccacaccaccgtacgtcctcgatatatatatatatatatatatatatatatatatatatatatatatatatatatatatatatatatatatatatatatatattttatatatatatatatatatatatatatatatatatatatatatatatatgcatatatatgtatgtatatatatatatatatatatatatatatatatatatatatatatttatatatatatatatatatatatatatatatatatatatatatatatatatatatatatatatatatatatatatatatatatatatatatatatatatatatatatatatatatatatatatatatatttatatatatatatatatatatttatatatatatatataatatatatatatatatagggaagtaccacctctatggctggaatggggaccctcatcctcagagaagacaataaacgtacctcagggaaaactcaaggttctccccggagctgtttgaatattttcttctcctaccaccccctatatttatattctatgtgaacatttattaataaacaaaatacatttacagaaaaaaaacataaacatgaatacaatggcacaatgtatcaaagatgatgaatttcctccagctcctccgaggctggacgtgaaccaagtatgcagcaagcatttcccctctggatggcgacgctgaggcgctggaacatgaaagtggctgcccttgggtccctggtggtgtcgatgagtctggaacccaattctttaaggaaacgtgtggcattttttccccatgatcccaaggtctctgatcccactgggacaaattgatactgttggctaatgtccctgtacttgctgatcttgtactcctccctgtggtcagcagctcctccctgtcgccccacgaTTGTTTTCTTATCAACGGCTATTGATCTAAGCAATGGGTGCGACCCTTTTCTTATCAATGTCTCCAGAGTTTGATGTTATGATTGAACAGGTAATACTCAAATTATCAAAAGCTTTAAACTTTTTGATCATTTTGGTCACCTCTGTTTTCCTGGTTGTAACCCGTTTCTTCTCCTAACCCCTCCCtcttcatcaccctccctcccattccctcGCATCTTCTTTCTATCTATTTTTCTTTGTTTCTTTTTttcgccatatatatatatatatatatacgttactGTAACACTAATATGGGAGATAAAATTGGTAAACAATGAGTAAGTTAGTCTGCCCATCCAGGGAGTGGATGTTGTTATATGCCATCAACGTTAATGAAATTTCCTTGTAATTGACTGAGCTCATCTTCAGTTTCTTATATGTAATAAATAGATGTTTCTTCACACAAATAGTTTAGTTTGTCCTCCCTATTAACAATACTGGTAGAATTGGTAAATATTTAAGCTATGTAATCTATTGAGCAAATAAACTAAGAAGTCACGAAGGAGATGCAGAAGGTGTTGAAGCTATCATTAACACTCTCTTCAAGGAAAGTGACTTGATATAGATGAAGGGATTTTGATCTATGCAATGAGTGAGATCCTTTTCTTATTAAGGGCTATTGTTCTCAGCAATACGATTGTTTTCTTATCAACGGCTATTGATCTAAGCAATGGGTGCGACCCTTTTCTTATCAATGTCTCCAGAGTTTGATGTTATGATTGAACAGGTAATACTCAAATTATCAAAAGCTTTAAACTTTTTGATCATTTTGGTCACCTCTGTTTTCCTGGTTGTAACCCGTTTCTTCTCCTAACCCCTCCCtcttcatcaccctccctcccattccctcGCATCTTCTTTCTATCTATTTTTCTTTGTTTCTTTTTTTCGCCATCCGTCGTTTCCGCGAATGCAATATTGTACAATTTTTTCCGTTCCACAGAAGGGGAAGAGGAACAAGAATGTTGGTTCTCCATGGGAAAGAACACATCAGTTACGCACCAGGTATCTTTACAATGCACAAAGCGATTTTGGCAGGATATTGATATTGAAATTCTATCTGCAGGGGTTCTAAATTTCTAAAATATACCTTAACTTCGAGTACGATCGATAAATACAACTTGATATTAACCTTGTTTAAATTATGTAATCAGTCTGGTGTGAATGAAGACTCGCCTGgttctctcagtattttttttCACTGAGCAAATTGCCGAGTATTATTCAAGCTTAGCCAAAATTTAATCAGTTTTTACCTGTCCTATGTTATATTCTGGGGGAAATCTGAATTTAATTCTTTTTCACGGTTTTGCGGATACATGACTGTTAAAAAATatctttaacacacacacacacacacacacacacacacacacacacaggacttcaaagagacctggacagactggacacctggtccagcaactggcttctccaaTTTAACCCGgccagatgcaaagtcatgaagatcggggaagggcacagaagaccgcagacggagtataggctaggtggccaaagactgcaaacctcgctcaaggggaaagatcttggggtgagtataacaccgagcatgtctccggaagcacacatcaaccagataactgatgcagcatatgggcgcctggcaaacctgagaacagcgttccgataccttagtaaggaatcgttcaagacactgtacaccgtgtacgtcaggcccatactggagtatgcagcacctgtttggaacccgcacttgatcaagcacgtcaagaatttagagaaagtgcaaagttttgagacaaggttagttccagagctaagggaaatgtcctatgaagaaaggttaagggaaatcggcctgacgacactggaggacaggagggtcaggggagatatgataacgacatataaaatactgcgttgaataaacaaggtggacaaagacaggatgttccagggaggggacacagaaacaagaggtcacaattggaagttgaagactcagaagagtcaaagggatgtcaggaagtatttcttcagtcatagagtgtcaggcagtggaatagcttagaaagtgacgtagtggaggcgggaatcatacatagttttaagacgaggtttgataaagctcatggagcagggagagagaggacccagtaacaaccggtgaagaggcggggtcgggagctaagactcgacccctgcaaccacaaataggtgagtacacacacacgttttatagatgggaaacaggaacaagAGAGCACCTCTGATAGttgaaactcagatgagtcatagggatgttaaaaAGTATTACTTTAGCCTTAGAGTGCTAGGAagtgaacaatctggagagttatGTGGTAGCGGCGGgatccattcatagttttaagaggtgggataaggctcttgaaggaaggagagagtggacctagtagcgaccagtggagaggtggggccaggaactgagactcgtcccctgcaaccacttgTAGATTAGTACCTAAAAAAGTGACAGAAAAGACGCATTGAACTATAGACTAATATCTCCGACAAGATATCATGCAAAGTGTTTGAGAAAATGATAAGATTTAAGTGGAGTATCTTGAGTGCAAGACCAGGGCACCAACACACCTTCAGAAATACATagggaaaatgtacagaaaaacATCAAAGATTCGATAAAAGCCAAAAATAATGAGGGATATTAAGAGGAGATAATAGTGACATAATTCCGTCTTCCTAATTTGTAGTAAAGCTATCGTAATGGTACTGTGTAAAAAAATTAAtcgtgattttatatatatatatatatatatatatatatatatatatatatatatatatatatatatatatatatatatatatatatatatatatatatatatatatatatatatatatatatatatatatatatatatatatatatatatatatatatatatatatatatatatacataaaatatagggaggtaccacctctaaaactgttatagggaccctcatcctcagagaaaagaataaacttgcttcagggaaaactcaaggttctccctgaagctgtttgagaattttctcctaccaccccctatattttatgtatattttatttaaagacaaaatacattgacaaaacattcacaaaaatacgatagaaagtaaaacaacataggtaactcagagctatatctcgaatacttcgtccagctccccggcggtgggccgcgtgcccagaatgctgcaggcatttcctctctggattgcaacactgagtctctgaaagaggaagctggtcgccctgtggtccttggtttctatgatgagcttttcacccagctctattaggaactttagagcacacttgccccatgctccaagggtctccgactctattggaatgaagttatagcaagggggaaggtcttcatattttcggatcttctgggtctctctgtggctggcagctccacctccttccactacggagtatggcaagtaggtgtctgccaatgtggcggcacatgtgtagtcccaggcaatctgctttccatccttccaaggtagcatagtggctccatcaggacgcttttgacttccgtcagacctctgcacttggggttcccgttgagatgggcaacgggctgtggcgaggcttctctttatgatgtcattgacctcctcatgcctggcatacttcccttctgctgtgtgacacacgagaccatgaagtccgaattgatcagctgtcgccctgccgcaaatacacctatgttcggtgaggatggggcggctagacgaagagcaacaccaatccgaatggcctgtgggtctagtcgagtgcccaaggaggaattgggaacagctaacaggaaatctcctgagtgtggtgccttcactgccaggagacgagctttgtcctttcctgaggcattgtgttggcgattttttccatgatcggtttgtcccagtgggactgtttgtgttctttgggaggagctggtctactggaggaatctgtaagggtgtcccaccgaatcgctgcttcagtaaacctggggtcttgagctcctaccacgtctctcaagctttcgggaacaatcttct
The window above is part of the Cherax quadricarinatus isolate ZL_2023a chromosome 60, ASM3850222v1, whole genome shotgun sequence genome. Proteins encoded here:
- the LOC128694473 gene encoding hemocyanin subunit-like; translated protein: MKVLVLCALAAAAAAWPNLDVQNDAAGGASTAKKQHDINYLLFKVNEVLRDSNLKRLGETFNPEADTSRYTDGGAAVHKLMTELRDHRLLEQKHWFSLFNTRQREEALMLYDVLEHSKDWQTFISNAAYFRSRMNEGEFVYALYAAVTHSSLTKHVVLPPLYEVTPHLFTNSEVIQQAYQAKMTQTPGKFRSHFTGSKKNPEQRVAYFGEDIGLNTHHVTWHLEFPFWWNDANEGHHLDRKGENFFWVHHQLTVRFDAERLSNYLDPVDELHWEETIKEGFAPHTTYKYGGEFPSRPDNIHFEDVDGVARIRDLVILETRIRDAIAHGYVTAKDGSTIDISNSHGIDVLGDVIESSTYSPNIEYYGSLHNTAHIVLGRQGDPHGKYDLPPGVLEHFETATRDPAFFRLHKYMDNIFREHKDSLTPYTKEELEFRGVKIDNVVIDGTLETYFEDFEYSLLTAVDDTVEIDDVEITTLVSRLNHKDFSYKIDVVNNNDREMLATVRIFALPHRDNNGIVYPFNEGRWRAIELDRFWKKLRPGVTHIVRKSTESAVTVPDVPSFHTLIQKADAALSSGSQLDLHEYESALGLPNRFLLPKGNSEGLEFDLVVVVTDGSADAAVDNLHRITEFNHYGYRGVYPDNRPHGYPLDRRVDDERIFNDLPNFKKIIVKIYNRK